The genomic region CCGATGCATCCGGAAAATGGAGCGTGAAGCTGAAGACGCCGAAGGCCGGTGGTCCGTACAGCTTGACGATCAAAGGCAACAACAGGCTTGAAATTAAAGACGTGCTCTCGGGGGAAGTCTGGTTCTGCTCCGGTCAGTCGAATATGGACTTCACCATGAATCAGTTGTCTAAAGTATCTCGCAAACGCACCACGCCAGAACATGTCCCTGCTGCTCATTATGTAAAAAAAGAGATGGAAAGCGCGAAGGACAATCTTTTAAGACAGTTCATTGTGAAGAAAAGTAAATCACCCCTTAAACCACTCACAACTCTCCAAGGCAATTGGTTGGACTCTTCACCTCAAAACAATCCCGATTTTTCAGCCACCGCCTACTTCTTTGCTCGCGAATTGCGCAAAGAACTAAAGGTTCCGATTGGTCTGATCAAGTGTGCCTGGGGTGGAACCAAGATCGAGCCCTGGATGCCAGCTACAGCTTTTCAGCAGGATGAAGAAATGCTTGCCTACTACAAAGCGAAGCAAAGCCAGGTATCTACCATCTTCAATGCCATGGTCAACCCCGTAATCCCCTACTCGATCCGTGGCGTTATCTGGTATCAAGGTGAATCCAATCGCGATTTTAATACCCTCCGCTATGAACGCCATTTCAGTGCCATGATCAGCTCTTGGCGCGCGCAATGGGGACAAGGTGACTTCCCCTTCTACTTCGCCCAGCTGGCCAACTACCAGGGACGCTCGCGTTCGAACTACGAGCCTCCCGCCATGAAGCCCGTTGAGTATGACGGCTGGCCCTCGATCTGCGATCAGCAGCGCCGCACACTCGGTCTAAAAAACACCGGCATGGCGGTTTTGAGTGATATCGGCGAAGCTCACGACGTTCATGCACATAACAAGATGGATGTGGGCAAGCGGCTGGCACTTTGGGCCTTGAAGCACGATTATAAAAAGCAAGTTCCAGTGTGCAGTGGGCCACTCTATAAGAGTCATGAAATCAAAGACGATCAAGTGATCATTTCATTCGACCATGCTGGTTCCGGGCTAATGAGCGCTTCAAAAGTCGGGATGGAAGCCACCCAGGAAACGAAGGCAGCGTTGAAATATTTTCAGATTTGTGGCGAAGATCGTCAGTGGCAGTGGGCGAATGTTGAGATTACGGGTAAAGACACCATCGCGGTTTCTCACCCGGACCTAACGAATCCAACGGTGGTGCGCTATGCCTGGTCGACGAATGCAAAATCAGCCAATCTCTATAACAAAGAGGGACTTCCTGCCTCTATCTTCACCACCGAGACGGTGATCCCTGCGAAGGCGAGCGTTGTGGTTCCTTCGAAAACGAAACCAAGCAAGAAAAATCCCCTTTCCGGTGTGTCACTGAAGAAGGACGATCGGATTGTCTTTCTCGGAGATTCGATTACTGCGGTGGGAGTCAAGCCGAATGGCTATGTCACCTTGACCTCACAGGCCATTGTAAAAGCCTTTCCCGAACTAGGAATTAAAGTTATTGGTGCTGGCAAAAGTGGCCATAAAGTGCCGGACTGTCAGAAGCGCCTCGACCGCGATGTACTACAGAAAAAGCCCACGATCGTCGTGATCTACATCGGCATCAACGATGTCTGGCACTGGAGCCTGCCTAAGAGAGGTGGAAAAGGCTTTCATAAAGGGACCACGCCCAAAAACTTCGAAAGCGGCTTAAAGGATATGATCGCAAAAATCAATGCGGTCGGTGCGCGGGTGATCCTCTGTACCCCCACCGTTATCGGCGAAAAATCTGACGGCACGAATCCCCAAGACAAGATGCTTGATGAGTATGCGGACATCAGCCGCAAGGTTGCGCGGGATACCGGCTCTCAGCTACTGGATCTCAGAGTGGCGGTTATTGACTACCTCAAAAAACACAACCCAGAAAACGCCAAACGAGGTGTTTTGAC from Lentisphaera profundi harbors:
- a CDS encoding GDSL-type esterase/lipase family protein gives rise to the protein MKRKSIILILGMALAIPFIGMAEVRPVALFADGMVIQRETQAPVWGTAEAGEKVTVTGSWGESAETTADASGKWSVKLKTPKAGGPYSLTIKGNNRLEIKDVLSGEVWFCSGQSNMDFTMNQLSKVSRKRTTPEHVPAAHYVKKEMESAKDNLLRQFIVKKSKSPLKPLTTLQGNWLDSSPQNNPDFSATAYFFARELRKELKVPIGLIKCAWGGTKIEPWMPATAFQQDEEMLAYYKAKQSQVSTIFNAMVNPVIPYSIRGVIWYQGESNRDFNTLRYERHFSAMISSWRAQWGQGDFPFYFAQLANYQGRSRSNYEPPAMKPVEYDGWPSICDQQRRTLGLKNTGMAVLSDIGEAHDVHAHNKMDVGKRLALWALKHDYKKQVPVCSGPLYKSHEIKDDQVIISFDHAGSGLMSASKVGMEATQETKAALKYFQICGEDRQWQWANVEITGKDTIAVSHPDLTNPTVVRYAWSTNAKSANLYNKEGLPASIFTTETVIPAKASVVVPSKTKPSKKNPLSGVSLKKDDRIVFLGDSITAVGVKPNGYVTLTSQAIVKAFPELGIKVIGAGKSGHKVPDCQKRLDRDVLQKKPTIVVIYIGINDVWHWSLPKRGGKGFHKGTTPKNFESGLKDMIAKINAVGARVILCTPTVIGEKSDGTNPQDKMLDEYADISRKVARDTGSQLLDLRVAVIDYLKKHNPENAKRGVLTKDRVHMNEKGNRFLSTHVLSALNLPESD